Within the Laspinema palackyanum D2c genome, the region AATCAGGACTCTGAACTCACAGGCTATGGCTAACAACTGGTGGGAAATACAAGTGCTCTGCGATCCGGCGTTAGAAGATTTGGTCTTCTTACGAGTGGAAACTTTTGGCTGTCGCGGTACTGCCAGTGAGATGAAAGGCCATTCCTGTTTGATTTCTGCCTATCTCCCCCAGGAACGGGCGCATTTATTGGATTTGGCGGCGTTGTCTTTACTCTTTCGTCAAGATGCTCTATGTGTGAATCTGCCGATTCCCGCAGTCCAATGGAATCTGATTGAGGAGGAGGATTGGTCGAGTAGTTGGAAGCAACACTGGCATCCCGAAGAAATTGGCGATCGCTTTGTGGTTAACCCCGCATGGCTGCCCATTCCTGAAACCGATCGCCTAGTATTACAATTGGACCCCGGTGTTGCTTTCGGTACCGGCGCTCATCCTACCACCCAACTCTGTCTCGAAGCTCTGGAAATGCGCCTCGGATACGAAGAAACTCACGCCACGATCGCTGATATTGGCTGTGGTTCGGGCATTTTATCCATTGGCGCAATTTTACTCGGGGCTAA harbors:
- the prmA gene encoding 50S ribosomal protein L11 methyltransferase, with the translated sequence MANNWWEIQVLCDPALEDLVFLRVETFGCRGTASEMKGHSCLISAYLPQERAHLLDLAALSLLFRQDALCVNLPIPAVQWNLIEEEDWSSSWKQHWHPEEIGDRFVVNPAWLPIPETDRLVLQLDPGVAFGTGAHPTTQLCLEALEMRLGYEETHATIADIGCGSGILSIGAILLGAKQVYAVDTDPLAVKSTRRNRELNQIDESLLQAQLGSIEMVKQLSEEPVDGIVCNILAEVIIDLIPQMDAISKPSTWGIISGVLLDQAKPVADTLEQYGWVVATLWRRKDWCCFTIRRN